A region of the Apium graveolens cultivar Ventura chromosome 6, ASM990537v1, whole genome shotgun sequence genome:
aataaaaataaattttcagaaattaaaaataggatttttgaattatttgtaaaaagaaaatccagaaacagcTTTTGGTTTTGAAATAGCAGAAAACaaaatcaaaaccgggtcaaacatCAAACCCATCGGgtcaaaaaagaaaaaaaaaccgGGTCAACAAGAACCCTAGGAACAAGCCGGAATTTTTGCAGAATCCGGCGAGTTCCTTGAGTTCCGGCGAACCCCGACTAGCCGTCATATCCTCTCATTCCAGGCCGTTCTTTAGCTAATTCATCCAGAAATTAACTGGGCAACTCACAGTGAGTCACCACCGCAATAGACGAGCTCGAACTCGTCGATTCCGATCAAATCGCCATGGAAGCCGGCGAATACTCAAGGTTTTCCGGCGACTTCAAATCGGACACAATAAATTTAATCAAAAATACCATTAAACTCAGAGAAAGACGATCTATAATTCTGCGTAAACCAATTCAATAAACAAGTAACAAtcaagaaacccccaaattcgggtataaaccctaaattacggaattaataaattacccatcgtttgaatgatttgagggcataaacagaaagaacatgaaaatctgaacattttggttactcatacttcaaattctgaaatctgcatcaccctcaaatttgggtttgattctcagaaatcttcaagaacaccaagaacacatattcaagaaattttcagaaattaaaacctcaatttctatatgataccgaaccctatttttgaagtataatataccaaatcgaccagaaaaatatgctcttcaacatggaagcatcaaatcacatcaacaacatcaagaacaaaaattcatcatttaattatcaaataattcgattataaataattaaataagaaaattacagtgatttctgggcagaaactgatgactgattcagaaagaagatttcgagagcttcgttttgatatgctgcacgcccgaatcggagttcgataacgccttcgttcgtgtgtttgattctcgggaacgtattggttttctcgggtttttctctgtatttacggtgtttttaactggttgcaaatgaataaacggaataaacgaaataaaaaaataggctatttatatttatggaatattggatcgttctggatcgttttggatcattttggatcattaaattagttgcttagccgctaagtaactgcaataacgatccgattcaataccaaaattggataattatcaaaaccgggctttttataaaacaccatatatgaacataacgtaaaaatatcccgtctttcgagattacgggttttattgattaccgaaataactatcgtatcgaaaatattgcgccgggccgcgcacgggtcaaaccgtaatccggatcgaaaaagtcaaaacacggaaaatgtccggaattaccagattaggttaggaaggagttttcggaagagtttcgggttgtaaaaacgcaaaacggttgaagtttggaagattcccggctttataaaataattttataattattctgaaaataattaataattcataaatcattataaaatcatataacactccaaaaattaccagaaaaataccacaattatctatattttattctggacatataaaaattcaaatattcaaataatgtcacatataacattcagatatctattctacttttcagataattcaccaaaaatttacataaaatcacataaacaattccaaataataataataatatttgaaaatatatgggatattacagtaTAACTCATCAATCACATTTCTAACACATGAAtacatttaaaaaattaaaaaataaattaataattattttatatttagagtgatttatatacataatcacttgtatttattttactttctaaatattaaaatattacaaatactATTTAATTATGAAGTGACAGAAAATGTATACTAACATAATTTATTATTTCCTGCAAATGCACCATTACAAACATATCTGTATCACTCGTGctcatatgtatatataaataaattatttatccATTAAATAACAATATATAAGTGTATGGTCAGTTTCAATTAACACAAAGGTCCGTTAATTACACCGTTTATACTAGGGTCGTTTGGTTCAGAAGTTGGTATGAGTTTGAAATCAGGAATCGGGTTAAGCAGGTGTGGGGACGAGGAATGATTTCTAATATTATGTGTTTGGTTCAGTGTTGGAATGAGTCTGtttgatttttaaatataatcgaCATCTCAATTTTGagtttataattatatatgtaaGTACACATTGTACATTGAAATTAAGTTTCAAcataatttacaaaaaaaaaattaataaaaagtaTATGATTACTAAAATTTAATTTAACCAgctaaataataatttaatattttttaataaattaaattttactAATTGgcattaaataaaaaaaattatcattttattaaaaattaaataatatatcaaatttaaaatatgtcattaaaattatatttaattacaaaaataaatatgaataataaaaataaatctgatATCTGATACCCCTTTTCCAGACCCACGTCCCCTAAGATATGATTTCCAGAGGGTTTCAACTAATAAAAATTAGAGTTAATTGCACTTTGCACCCTACTCTTATGTTTCAAAAACAAATTTGTACCAGAACTTTGGAAAATTCAGTTTGCACCCCTATACTTCAACTTTGGGATTTATTATGCACCCCTTTTCAGAATTTTGTTGAATTAGATAGGGGCAAAACCGGAAATTCAGCAAAAATATTAAGTAAATTAATTTCATATCTTTTAAAAtaatgttaaaaattgaattttgatacaaattgtaagtttttaattttttaaatgataataGTAATTTAAGTTTTGAtttcattttatattattaattctAGTATTTTGTAATTCTACAGaaaaatattttaacaattaattttgattatataactaaatttaattaagtagagttataaaaattttgaaattgatATTAAAAAAATGATAATCGAATGTAAGATTAATAGTGTTatttgaaaattaatttttttttttattttatagttgctataaaataatatacaattttTAATAATACTTGAACAAACTAAATTTTATTTTGATCAAGTATATTGTTGAATTTCCGGTTTTACCCCTACCCAATTCAACAAAATTTTGACAAGGGGTGCATAATGAATCCCAAAGTTGAAGTATGAGGGTGCAAACTGAATTTATTAAAGTTCTTGTATAAATTTGTTTTTGAAATATAGTAATAGGGTGTAAAGTGcaattaatcctaaaaattatgaaacaaaCATAAATATGAGTTTAAAATATTTTTACTGGTATTTTACTTTTACCCCTGGTGTCGTTTTGGGTCATTATCCTCATCATCTCCAATTGGCTCACTGCTACTACTTATCCACACTTTAATTTTGTTGTAAAAATCATCCATATATCAAAACACTACAATACTAATCATAAGCTCCCCAACAATGGCGTCTCCGGCGCTTCTCCACTCCTCTGCCTCCTCTTTTTACACCCACTTCCCCTCCAACCAATCTATCATCCGCTTACCTTGCCGGAACAGTTTCACGGTCAAGGCCGAAACAAACATAGTACTGGTCGACAAATCTCAGGCGGAGACAACCACTCGTTTGAAAAAATCTTATCTTGAAACCATTGTTCCCCTTCTTAAAGATGAGTTTTCTTACACTAACATTCATCAGGTACTTACTTGTTTGTTTTCTGTATGTTTGAGCTTCAATTTAGGACTTCAATTTCTCACTCTTCGTAATAATTTATGTAATATATTTGATATTTGACTGTCTTCAACTATCTGCTTTAATTAGGTGATAAATTAGGTTTTCTTTACCGTGTTTATCGAAATCAGTTGGTGGTTTTTAAAGTTGTGTAATTTTACTTACAATGTGGACATCGATGTTCGTATTTATGATTCGCTGACAAAGTGCAAATGTTGGAAACAAGTGACAACTTGTGGTTAAGTTGCTGACAAAATCTTAAGATTTAGAACTTGATAGGTTTTTTTGGCAAGTTCATCATGAACATGGAAAGCCTGATTGCAGTGCTGTTAAGGGGAGTATAGTCTATGATTGAAACAAGGGTTATGCTTGTACTTTTGTTGtatgcttgacagtcatatgtaCAGATCCATATTAATTCCCTACCACCTGAATAAGTGATTTTACAGCTTTTTCAACCTGATAATTTGTTACactttttttttttaaattgtaaGCTTTAGGTTCTTGTTACCTGCAAACTTTATACTTATTTACTTAACCTTGGTATTGGATTTGACATAGGTTCCTAAAGTTAAGAAGATTGTCATAAATTGTGGTATTGGAGATGCGGCACAGAACTCTAAGGGTCTGGATGCGGCAGTTAACGAACTGGCATTGATTACCGGACAGAGGCCTGTCAAGACACGTGCAAAGAATGCTATTGCTACTTTCAAGATCAGAGAAGACCAACCGTTGGGAATTGCTGTCACTTTGAGAGGAAATGTAAGAATTGTTTTTTTATATTCTTTTAAGGGCTTTCATTTCTTTTTTTCATGATATCTTTTAGTTAGTTATTGATTCAACGTGAGTTTTATGGAGTTCCCAAAGGGTTGAAATTATTCTTTACCTTGAGTTGGAACACAAGAATTGGTACTATTTGATGTCACATAAAGAAGAATGTTATATTTTTCTTTTAGATAAGTGGCGATTCATTCAAAGAGAAATCAAAATTGTAGGTGGATTTTTTTATGTAACAGCGCTTGAAATTTTGTATTGGTTATTGTTGTTAGACATAAGAGACACATTGAATGACAGATGTAAAACTTGCAAAGATGTGTGAACTATTAACTGTATTATTCAATATAACACTCCAATACCACCAGTGGTTGCTAAATATCTTAACTCAAATGTACCGATTCTAGTTGCATATACACTTATGGTTGCTACAGATGAGTATTTAAGGCTTTACATCTAGCCGCTcctctaatatatatatatgtgtgtgtgcgCGCGCACGCGCGCGCTCACGCATGTGTTTTCATGTTACACAATGATGTGAATCTTTTATACTGTATATTATCATAACTCACTCATCTTCAATGATTTGCTGCTAAGAATGAAACTTTCGAAGCTTTTTGTATAAACACATATTTCCtaagttttttaattttttcaagaCAACTTATCTTATTCGTTGTCAATGGTGATTGATTATATCAGGTGATGTACTCATTTCTGGATAGGCTAATTAACTTGGGGCTTCCGAGGACAAGGGACTTCCAAGGTGTGAGCCCCAACAGCTTTGATGGCAACGGCAATTATAGCATAGGATTTCGCGAGCAAAGTGTGTTTCCCGAGATTAGTTACGATGCGCTAGGAAAGCCAAGAGGAATGGATGTTTGCATATCCACAACAGCTCCAACAGATAAAGAAGCTCATAGACTTCTGGCTCTTATGGGAATGCCATTCAGAGAAGGTGCTGTTTCCTCAAATGTGTTGCGCAAGAAGAAGTTGAAACGTCATCATTTCGACTCCAAGGCAAAGCAAAGGGCTAGGAGATAATAATCTCTTCACTAAATACATGTTTCCCTAAGAAATCTTACCTGTAATTTCTTAAATTTTGTTGGATTAATCTGATCAATTTACCATTTGTATGAGTATTGTAAGCTTGACTTTTTGATGTTTGAAAATGAAACTTGTAAGCTGCTAGAATCTGATAATTTGAGTTGCCAATGCTTGTTATGTGTCCCTGTGAAAAAATCGTAACTACAGTAGTCATTCCTCGTGGAATGATCAGAGAGGAGACCTAGAAATATTTTCATTATGCAATTCATATTGTGTATTACGGTGAGGTTTTCACCCCAAGATTGTGATGTTTATGCATGCCCTACCTGTCATAAGATTGTTTAACGGTGTCTAGTGTGAATGGTTCGATCTCCTACCgggaaaatgaatttttttgTCACCCAACAATAGTTGTGTATTTATAAACTTACCGCtcaattataatttttttatattactCACTAAAGTtaggttcagattttttttagtTACTAACGTGAGGTTCAGATTTGATTATTAGTATTTTGTCAACTTTTTatagcattattaaaatataatgaTAACTAATAAAAAAATGTACgcatgtatgtatatgcattgtaaATAAACGCATAAAATCAGTTCATATACGTCTATTACTTTTTAGGTGAGGTACCCGTACTAAACTCAAAACCAAAATATTAGGAAGATGCATCCCAATCcgtactaatttttttttttttctaGAAAATTGAAAATTTCATTAAAACTTTAAATCACTTTTCAGAACACGATAGAATTCCGGGGAGACATTTCCCCTATTCCACGTACGATCAGCTATGGAACTGATTTGTCTCGCTAGAAAGTGAGCCAATTTGTTCGCTCAACGTTTTACAAAATGCAACGTGACTTGACGAGCTTTTAATTTGGACACTAATGATTTACACTTTTCTACCACTCGACCAAGGTAGGAAAGAGTAACAGAAGAACATCTGATCGCCTGAACAATGGCCAAGCAGTCTGTCTCGACCACAGTTGGTTGTGTGGAGTTTTCCTTAATCCAACTTATCGCTTCTTTTATGCCCAGTGCTTCAGCTAACTCAGGACTTACATTTCCTTGTCTGCAGCTAGATATAACAGTTATCAATTCCCCTGCATGATCGCGAGCTACCATGGACAGACAGTACGCGTTTGAACTTTCAAATAATGCAGCGTCGACATTGATCTTAACATTTCCTTCTTGTGGGTGTTCCCAATGCTCTTTGCCGTCCTCTTGGCTCATAAAACCTAGAGAATGATCAAACGACCTATCTTGAGCATAATCCATAGGTTAATAGTTAGTTTTGCCAACTTGCATACTTCTGAAAACTCTGATCCCTTCTGGTTCCATACATCTCGTTTCTATTATTCCAGATCATCCAGCACATCATGATGATTTCCTGGTATTTACGAGTGCTGTATTGTTGAGAGGCTGCAGATATCCAAGTACTGAAGCAGTTAAGATCATTGTTGTGCACTGTTATGTTTAGTTCCTTCCAGCATAGCCCTGTAAAAGGGCAAGACACCAACAAATGATATACTGTTTCTTTGCTTTCATTGCATACTGGACAATATTCAATCACTGGGACTCTTTTCATAGTTAGCTGATCTTTAGTTGGTAGTACATTTCGAACTGCCCTCCAAATGAAGTGCTGTACTCTTAGCGGTACTTTTAGGTTCCACATTCTTCTCCACCATTCAGCATCTGCTTCATGACTTGCATTTCTGTCTTCTTGAAGTAAAGCGTATGATGATTTCACAGTGTACTGACCCATTTTTTCCTTGTTCCAGAACCAAGTATCTACTTCTGTTGTGTTCAATGGGATTGATAGTATCAGCTGAATATCTCTGTCCTCAAAAATATCATGGATAAGGTCGATGTCCCAACCTGGATGATCCAGACTCATTAGTGAGTCAACTGTTTTACCTTGTAAGGCTTCGTAGACTATTTGAATGTAAGGTTCATGTACAGGAAGCCAATGATCCTTCACGATGTCAATTTCTGTTCCTTTACCCACTCTGCGAACTGCACCTTGTTTTAAAAGGACTTGAGATTCCATGATTGATCGCCATATGTAGCTCGGATTGTTACTCACTTTTGCTTGCAGAAAGGATCCATTTGGATAATATCGTGCTTTATATACCTTACTCACCATGCTATTCGTATTGACAATCAACCTCCATCCTTGCTTACCAAGTAACTTTTTATTGAAGTCCTGTAGTTTTCGAAAACCTAATCCTCCCAGGGATTTTTTTCATACACATTCTCTCCCAACTTAGCCAGTGTATCCCTCTATTATTCTTTGGTCCCTTCCACCAGAATTTATTCAGCATTTTCTTCATGTCTATACACAACTGTTGAGGTAACAGAAACATATTCATGGCATAGTTAGGTAGTGCTTGAGCTACAGTTTTAATCAGTATTTCTTTACCTCCTTTTGATATAATTTTTTTCTCCCATCCTTGAATTCTTTCTCGTAGACAGTCTTTCAAGTATCCCAAGACATCTGATTTCTTTTTGCCTAGCATGTTAGGGAGACCTAGGTACTTCGTGCCTGCATCAGCTTCTTTAAACTGTAACATATTACAGATTACTTGTCGAATTTCACGATCTGTATTTCGAATAAAGAAGATAGATGACTTGATGGCATTAATTTTCTGCCCTAAAGAGTTTTTAAATACCCTTAGCACGTCCTGGATATGATCTACTTCATTCTCTTTAGCTTTACAGAAGATGTAAGTATCATCAGCAAAGAAAATGTGGGTGATTTTAGGAGCCCCTCTTGTAACCTGTATTAgatttccttcccatttctattagatttccttttagtttcctttttatcctcaaccactttgagcctattctttaactgttctaaggtcatgtgtcctatattcaccttactgaaatctttggatgtgcttgcttcttctttgacaaagttcttggaagttgaaccaaactttttgttgagtttctttagattttcactattagaaacatctgcctgttttaattgaggaaccttcaacggatgctccttttcttccttcaacggataattttcatcatctgttgattccacatccgttgacagcccatcaattaattccattttctttttgtttttatcccaggcagtttcacaaaatgattcaattccttggaccttgacaatttgagcactaacatccctagatgtcttccagactttaatcacctcttgctctctctctaattgattagaaagtatttctactttcttaacagattcagctagttcattttcaacagatatacaatgtagcttagttttctctaggtcaatcaacttatcttctaacacagcatttctattacttaaaaaaaaattgttctctttaatcctactattttctttagcaagagatttaagagacacacgcaaatgatacagttcagtagacatgtcattaaaagcatcattgcactcttctttagtaagctgtgttaaatcagtagtgattacctggttgcttgatgaactaacttcattttcctcagaatcagccatgagagccaagttgacatattccacatcttcatcctcttcttctccatcagctgcccagtctttttcttgagtaatgaaagccctctccttttgcttgagcagatcaaaatatttctttttgtaatctacttggtcaaatttcttcttttcagaagttggctttctgcactcacttgcaaagtgtccacttataccacaattgaaacacttgaacttggatttgtccaccatgttcttatgaggtttagtggctctagtgtttttcctaaatttcatctttgcaaatcttctggacagaaatgcaagatgctcatcaataccatcagagtcatcttggctggagttgtcttcattctcagcaacttgctccttacccttgcttgattctgatttgcttgtgccatctttggagtttaatgttgatctcacagtttcttgtctgcattctttctcattttcagctaccaaggcaactgaacctcctttctttcttcccttctccaatacctcatcctgttccagctctagttcataagtcttcaagattccatataatctttcaagagtgaagtccttataatcttgagagtttctcaaggagacagtcatgggtttccattcctttggcaaggatcttaaaaatttaagatttgaatccttcacctggtacactctaccatacagcttcagtccattcaacagcttttggaatctattgaatgtgtcatttaaagattcattttcttcaaaatgaaaatactcatactgttgaatgagaagctgcattttgttttcttttacttgttctgtaccttcacacagtagctgaactgtgtcccaaacctctttggcagttgtgcaatttatcacattatcaaacatatccttgtcaagaccattaaacaaaatgttcatagccttcttatccttgtggacttcttctgtgtcttccattgtccattctgctctaggttttggaatggattgaccaacagcaattgtggccgtagcaactgtggctactttgtggggaatgtgaggaccattctcaatgcagtttacataaccttcatcttgggagagtagatgaaggtgcattttcaccttccaatggtgataactgtctttgtcaagaactgggatttttactccaatatccttcttactcatctttgttagtttccaagatctttaaactctttgtgtgtcaagagcttgctctgataccaattgttattcctagtggactaacaatgagatttacagaaggggggttgaatgtaaatctcaaaactttttcaagttttgagcagttttaaaggctttgtgttcaagataaacaagtgtgtgaattgctttaagctaatacagacagatatatattcaagcactaatgtaaagaacacaacagaccttaaaaacttttctggtggattgttgttccaccagagatggtatttcagaaaatctgtgattctggatgttgatcacagctgcgtcctagtacaaactagataatttttctctcaagatttttctaaacagctctggaaaaattctcttctaattactagctactacttggtttatatatcaccaagtttacaagtgaagacaaagataaaaagtacaataataaaataagttctccacttgtttcttctccattttactccagtgcattgttgactattgcctctttatactagagtagaacggctgctttttctgatgttcctgaaataggctaccacatctcagttgtctctgtcaacccatgtgcctctgtttgtaggtacaactaccacttgtcaactgctatttaacagaacatccgttgaagccttcatccgttgatggctttatccgttgatgtgttagcagttgaagctctatccgttgatgcactcatccgttgaaggatgttatccgttgaagctttagagacatccgttgaagctttgtttctcatccgttgaaggtctttaagttatccgttgacaccatttcatttatacaaaattaca
Encoded here:
- the LOC141667177 gene encoding large ribosomal subunit protein uL5c; the protein is MASPALLHSSASSFYTHFPSNQSIIRLPCRNSFTVKAETNIVLVDKSQAETTTRLKKSYLETIVPLLKDEFSYTNIHQVPKVKKIVINCGIGDAAQNSKGLDAAVNELALITGQRPVKTRAKNAIATFKIREDQPLGIAVTLRGNVMYSFLDRLINLGLPRTRDFQGVSPNSFDGNGNYSIGFREQSVFPEISYDALGKPRGMDVCISTTAPTDKEAHRLLALMGMPFREGAVSSNVLRKKKLKRHHFDSKAKQRARR
- the LOC141665288 gene encoding uncharacterized protein LOC141665288, with product MESQVLLKQGAVRRVGKGTEIDIVKDHWLPVHEPYIQIVYEALQGKTVDSLMSLDHPGWDIDLIHDIFEDRDIQLILSIPLNTTEVDTWFWNKEKMGQYTVKSSYALLQEDRNASHEADAEWWRRMWNLKVPLRVQHFIWRAVRNVLPTKDQLTMKRVPVIEYCPVCNESKETVYHLLVSCPFTGLCWKELNITVHNNDLNCFSTWISAASQQYSTRKYQEIIMMCWMIWNNRNEMYGTRRDQSFQKYASWQN